From a region of the Alnus glutinosa chromosome 1, dhAlnGlut1.1, whole genome shotgun sequence genome:
- the LOC133882870 gene encoding ion channel CASTOR-like isoform X1 has protein sequence MSFDSDSPPSATRDWLFPSPAYIHSSYHPANSPKHPRRFTTTPRISRPHPPDPRPPRTFRNDGVPASDPIPYRDFRYAGVRRRFDLSRRNERLPKPDDAGAVSGRKSEITAVSGEKECTTEKVIWFAGRGLRIRWQIAISVTILITVFSSLLHNNFSLQNQVIELRDQISKCNISIDATNSIKQESDRRPSKNLKILALILSLTILSIPILSLKYIDYVSKSRSLDNISEEVSLSKQLAYRLDAFLSVHPYAKPLALLVATLLLICLGGLALFGVTDGSLAECLWLSWTYIADSGNHSDSEGVGWRLVSVSISFGGMLIFAMMLGLVSDAISEKLDSLRKGRSEVVEQNHTLILGWSDKLGSLLNQLAIANESLGRGIVVVMAEQDKEEMELDIAKMEFDFKGTSVICRSGSPLILADLKKVSVSKARAIIVLAEDGNADQSDARALRIVLSLTGVKEGLRGHIVVELSDLDNEVLVKLVGGDLVETVVAHDVIGRLMIQCARQPGLAQIWEDILGFENCEFYIKRWPQLDGMQFEDVLISFPDAIPCGVKVASYGGKIILNPDDSYVLQEGDEVLVIAEDDDSYAPATLPTVKEASFIHFARPTKKPQKILLCGWRRDVDDMIVVLDAFLAHGSELWMFNEVLEKERDKKLIDGGLDISRLVNITLVNREGNAVIRRHLESLPLESFDSILILADESVEDSAIQADSRSLATLLLIRDIQAKRLPYRDAMVSQVHRGSFSQGSWIGEMQQASDKSVIISEILDPRTKNLLSMSKISDYVLSNELVSMALAMVAEDRQINDVLEELFAEEGNELHIRQADLYLREGEELSFYEILLRARQRREIVIGYRLANAERAVINPPAKSERRRWSLKDVFVVIAEKD, from the exons ATGTCCTTTGACTCAGACTCTCCTCCCTCCGCCACCAGAGACTGGCTATTCCCCTCACCGGCCTACATCCACTCCTCCTACCACCCTGCGAATTCCCCAAAACACCCCCGGAGATTCACCACAACCCCCAGAATCTCCCGCCCTCACCCTCCCGATCCGAGACCTCCAAGAACGTTCCGGAACGACGGCGTTCCGGCCTCGGACCCGATTCCGTACAGGGATTTCAGGTATGCAGGGGTTCGCCGGAGATTCGACCTCTCTCGCAGGAACGAGAGGCTGCCGAAACCGGACGATGCTGGAGCCGTTTCGGGACGGAAGTCGGAAATCACCGCCGTTTCGGGGGAGAAAGAGTGTACCACTGAGAAGGTTATCTGGTTTGCAGGTCGAGGCTTGAGAATTCGGTGGCAAATAGCCATCTCAGTAACC ATTTTGATCACAGTTTTCTCCTCACTTCTGCACAACAACTTCTCATTACAGAACCAAGTCATTGAGCTTCGG GACCAGATCTCCAAATGCAATATCTCTATAGATGCTACCAATTCCATTAAACAGGAGAGTGATCGTCGCCCAAGcaaaaacttgaaaattttagcgctcattctctctctcacaatttTATCTATCCCTATTCTTAGTTTGAAGTACATTGACTATGTCTCTAAATCAAGATCATTGGACAACATTTCAGAAGAAGTTTCTCTCAGCAAGCAACTAGCATATCGCTTGGATGCGTTTTTGTCAGTCCACCCGTATGCTAAGCCATTGGCATTGCTAGTTGCAACTCTATTACTTATATGTCTTGGGGGGTTGGCACTCTTTGGAGTGACTGATGGTAGCTTAGCAGAATGCCTTTGGTTATCTTGGACATATATAGCTGATTCAGGCAACCACTCTGACTCTGAAGGTGTTGGTTGGAGGCTAGTTTCAGTGTCCATTAGCTTTGGTGGGATGCTTATATTTGCAATGATGCTTGGACTTGTTTCTGATGCAATTTCTGAGAAGCTGGACTCACTGAGGAAAGGAAGAAGTGAGGTGGTCGAACAAAACCACACTTTGATTCTTGGGTGGAGTGATAAATTG GGGTCACTACTTAATCAACTTGCTATAGCCAATGAGAGTTTGGGTAGAGGAATTGTTGTCGTGATGGCTGAGCAAGACAAAGAGGAAATGGAACTTGACATTGCTAAAATGGAATTTGATTTCAAAGGAACATCAGTTATATGCAGAAGCGGGAGCCCTCTGATTCTAGCAGATCTGAAAAAG GTATCTGTCTCCAAGGCCCGTGCAATCATTGTCCTTGCTGAAGATGGAAATGCTGATCAG AGCGATGCCCGTGCACTTAGAATAGTTTTAAGTCTAACTGGAGTTAAAGAAGGGCTTAGAGGACATATAGTTGTGGAACTTAGTGATCTTGACAATGAGGTCCTTGTTAAACTTGTTGGCGGAGATCTTGTAGAAACTGTTGTGGCTCATGATGTAATTGGTCGCTTGATGATTCAATGTGCTCGGCAACCTGGACTTGCACAG ATCTGGGAAGACATCCTTGGGTTTGAAAATTGTGAGTTCTACATCAAAAGATGGCCACAGTTGGATGGCATGCAGTTTGAGGATGTCTTAATCAGTTTTCCTGATGCCATTCCTTGTGGAGTCAAGGTTGCATCATATGGGGGTAAAATTATTCTGAATCCTGATGATTCCTATGTTCTACAAGAAGGTGATGAAGTTCTTGTCATAGCTGAGGATGACGACAGCTATGCTCCAGCAACATTGCCTACG GTCAAAGAAGCATCATTCATACACTTTGCTCGACCAACAAAAAAGCCACAGAAGATTCTACTTTGTGGATGGAGGAGGGACGTTGATGATATGATTGTG GTATTGGATGCGTTTCTAGCACATGGTTCAGAGCTCTGGATGTTCAATGAGGTTCTTGAGAAGGAGAGGGACAAGAAGCTTATTGATGGTGGTCTTGACATCAGCCGGTTGGTGAATATAACCTTGGTTAATCGTGAGGGAAATGCTGTAATACGGCGTCACTTGGAAAGCCTTCCCCTAGAATCTTTTGATTCA ATCTTGATTCTGGCTGACGAATCTGTTGAAGATTCAGCAATTCAAGCTGATTCCAGATCTCTTGCCACATTACTATTAATTCGTGACATTCag GCTAAACGTCTCCCATACAGAGATGCTATGGTATCCCAAGTTCATAGAGGGAGCTTCTCACAAGGCTCTTGGATTGGAGAAATGCAGCAAGCTTCAGATAAATCAGTAATAATCAGTGAAATTCTGGACCCAAGGACAAAAAATCTATTATCCATGTCAAAGATCAGTGATTATGTTTTATCAAATGAGCTTGTCAGCATGGCACTGGCCATGGTTGCTGAGGATCGACAAATAAATGATGTACTAGAAGAGCTCTTTGCAGAGGAG GGGAATGAGTTGCATATAAGGCAAGCAGATTTGTATCTTCGTGAAGGGGAGGAATTGAGTTTCTATGAAATACTTTTACGAGCCCGACAGAGGAGGGAGATTGTGATTGGTTACCGATTAGCTAATGCTGAGAGAGCAGTCATCAATCCCCCCGCTAAAAGCGAGAGACGAAGGTGGTCACTGAAGGACGTTTTTGTTGTGATTGCTGAGAAGGATTGA
- the LOC133882870 gene encoding ion channel CASTOR-like isoform X2, producing the protein MSFDSDSPPSATRDWLFPSPAYIHSSYHPANSPKHPRRFTTTPRISRPHPPDPRPPRTFRNDGVPASDPIPYRDFRYAGVRRRFDLSRRNERLPKPDDAGAVSGRKSEITAVSGEKECTTEKVIWFAGRGLRIRWQIAISVTILITVFSSLLHNNFSLQNQVIELRDQISKCNISIDATNSIKQESDRRPSKNLKILALILSLTILSIPILSLKYIDYVSKSRSLDNISEEVSLSKQLAYRLDAFLSVHPYAKPLALLVATLLLICLGGLALFGVTDGSLAECLWLSWTYIADSGNHSDSEGVGWRLVSVSISFGGMLIFAMMLGLVSDAISEKLDSLRKGRSEVVEQNHTLILGWSDKLGSLLNQLAIANESLGRGIVVVMAEQDKEEMELDIAKMEFDFKGTSVICRSGSPLILADLKKVSVSKARAIIVLAEDGNADQSDARALRIVLSLTGVKEGLRGHIVVELSDLDNEVLVKLVGGDLVETVVAHDVIGRLMIQCARQPGLAQIWEDILGFENCEFYIKRWPQLDGMQFEDVLISFPDAIPCGVKVASYGGKIILNPDDSYVLQEGDEVLVIAEDDDSYAPATLPTVWRGSLPKDFVVPKSTEKILFCGWRRDMEDMIMVLDAFLAHGSELWMFNEVLEKERDKKLIDGGLDISRLVNITLVNREGNAVIRRHLESLPLESFDSILILADESVEDSAIQADSRSLATLLLIRDIQAKRLPYRDAMVSQVHRGSFSQGSWIGEMQQASDKSVIISEILDPRTKNLLSMSKISDYVLSNELVSMALAMVAEDRQINDVLEELFAEEGNELHIRQADLYLREGEELSFYEILLRARQRREIVIGYRLANAERAVINPPAKSERRRWSLKDVFVVIAEKD; encoded by the exons ATGTCCTTTGACTCAGACTCTCCTCCCTCCGCCACCAGAGACTGGCTATTCCCCTCACCGGCCTACATCCACTCCTCCTACCACCCTGCGAATTCCCCAAAACACCCCCGGAGATTCACCACAACCCCCAGAATCTCCCGCCCTCACCCTCCCGATCCGAGACCTCCAAGAACGTTCCGGAACGACGGCGTTCCGGCCTCGGACCCGATTCCGTACAGGGATTTCAGGTATGCAGGGGTTCGCCGGAGATTCGACCTCTCTCGCAGGAACGAGAGGCTGCCGAAACCGGACGATGCTGGAGCCGTTTCGGGACGGAAGTCGGAAATCACCGCCGTTTCGGGGGAGAAAGAGTGTACCACTGAGAAGGTTATCTGGTTTGCAGGTCGAGGCTTGAGAATTCGGTGGCAAATAGCCATCTCAGTAACC ATTTTGATCACAGTTTTCTCCTCACTTCTGCACAACAACTTCTCATTACAGAACCAAGTCATTGAGCTTCGG GACCAGATCTCCAAATGCAATATCTCTATAGATGCTACCAATTCCATTAAACAGGAGAGTGATCGTCGCCCAAGcaaaaacttgaaaattttagcgctcattctctctctcacaatttTATCTATCCCTATTCTTAGTTTGAAGTACATTGACTATGTCTCTAAATCAAGATCATTGGACAACATTTCAGAAGAAGTTTCTCTCAGCAAGCAACTAGCATATCGCTTGGATGCGTTTTTGTCAGTCCACCCGTATGCTAAGCCATTGGCATTGCTAGTTGCAACTCTATTACTTATATGTCTTGGGGGGTTGGCACTCTTTGGAGTGACTGATGGTAGCTTAGCAGAATGCCTTTGGTTATCTTGGACATATATAGCTGATTCAGGCAACCACTCTGACTCTGAAGGTGTTGGTTGGAGGCTAGTTTCAGTGTCCATTAGCTTTGGTGGGATGCTTATATTTGCAATGATGCTTGGACTTGTTTCTGATGCAATTTCTGAGAAGCTGGACTCACTGAGGAAAGGAAGAAGTGAGGTGGTCGAACAAAACCACACTTTGATTCTTGGGTGGAGTGATAAATTG GGGTCACTACTTAATCAACTTGCTATAGCCAATGAGAGTTTGGGTAGAGGAATTGTTGTCGTGATGGCTGAGCAAGACAAAGAGGAAATGGAACTTGACATTGCTAAAATGGAATTTGATTTCAAAGGAACATCAGTTATATGCAGAAGCGGGAGCCCTCTGATTCTAGCAGATCTGAAAAAG GTATCTGTCTCCAAGGCCCGTGCAATCATTGTCCTTGCTGAAGATGGAAATGCTGATCAG AGCGATGCCCGTGCACTTAGAATAGTTTTAAGTCTAACTGGAGTTAAAGAAGGGCTTAGAGGACATATAGTTGTGGAACTTAGTGATCTTGACAATGAGGTCCTTGTTAAACTTGTTGGCGGAGATCTTGTAGAAACTGTTGTGGCTCATGATGTAATTGGTCGCTTGATGATTCAATGTGCTCGGCAACCTGGACTTGCACAG ATCTGGGAAGACATCCTTGGGTTTGAAAATTGTGAGTTCTACATCAAAAGATGGCCACAGTTGGATGGCATGCAGTTTGAGGATGTCTTAATCAGTTTTCCTGATGCCATTCCTTGTGGAGTCAAGGTTGCATCATATGGGGGTAAAATTATTCTGAATCCTGATGATTCCTATGTTCTACAAGAAGGTGATGAAGTTCTTGTCATAGCTGAGGATGACGACAGCTATGCTCCAGCAACATTGCCTACG GTATGGAGAGGAAGTCTACCAAAAGATTTTGTTGTTCCAAAATCTACGGAAAAGATACTTTTTTGTGGTTGGCGGCGAGATATGGAGGATATGATTATG GTATTGGATGCGTTTCTAGCACATGGTTCAGAGCTCTGGATGTTCAATGAGGTTCTTGAGAAGGAGAGGGACAAGAAGCTTATTGATGGTGGTCTTGACATCAGCCGGTTGGTGAATATAACCTTGGTTAATCGTGAGGGAAATGCTGTAATACGGCGTCACTTGGAAAGCCTTCCCCTAGAATCTTTTGATTCA ATCTTGATTCTGGCTGACGAATCTGTTGAAGATTCAGCAATTCAAGCTGATTCCAGATCTCTTGCCACATTACTATTAATTCGTGACATTCag GCTAAACGTCTCCCATACAGAGATGCTATGGTATCCCAAGTTCATAGAGGGAGCTTCTCACAAGGCTCTTGGATTGGAGAAATGCAGCAAGCTTCAGATAAATCAGTAATAATCAGTGAAATTCTGGACCCAAGGACAAAAAATCTATTATCCATGTCAAAGATCAGTGATTATGTTTTATCAAATGAGCTTGTCAGCATGGCACTGGCCATGGTTGCTGAGGATCGACAAATAAATGATGTACTAGAAGAGCTCTTTGCAGAGGAG GGGAATGAGTTGCATATAAGGCAAGCAGATTTGTATCTTCGTGAAGGGGAGGAATTGAGTTTCTATGAAATACTTTTACGAGCCCGACAGAGGAGGGAGATTGTGATTGGTTACCGATTAGCTAATGCTGAGAGAGCAGTCATCAATCCCCCCGCTAAAAGCGAGAGACGAAGGTGGTCACTGAAGGACGTTTTTGTTGTGATTGCTGAGAAGGATTGA